TTCCAGTTGTGCTTTGAGCGTTTTGCGTCCATAATGTAAACGCGATTTGACGGTTCCAACTGGGATTTCAAGCACTGCTGAAATCTCATCTAATGACAGATCACTAAAGTAATGCAACACAATTACTACCCGGTGTCGAAACGGTAATGTAGCAACTGCGGAGGCAACATGCTGCCACTCTTCGTTTTTTTCTACCTGGAAAGCAGGTGATTGCTTTTTACTTCCCTTAAGCCATTCGGCCATTTCATCAATGGAATGAAAAAGCCATCGTTTGCGGCGCTTGATCCAGGTATAGGTTAAATTGGTCGTTACCCGATATAACCAGGGTTCTAATGGTCGCTCCGGATCAATATGGTGTGAAAAGCGATGAATGCGCAAAAACACATCCTGCAACAAATCGGCGGCGGCAGCATCATCGCCAGTAATTGCCAACGCGGTACGATAAACGATATGCTGATACCGGTCGTATAAAGTACCTAGTGCATCCAGGTTTCCGCTCTGGAGCTGTAAAACCAATTCGCGGTCGCTATTCAATAGGAATTTCCTTAATTGGTATTCGCACTTAATACTCTCTACCTCGATAAAGGTTCAAAAAATCACTCAAAGGACCACCATCAGGGAAACACCAAGAACCTATTTCTTATTCTGTAAACAGAATTAAACATTATCCTTACGCATCTGTCAAATATATCCACTGTCATTACGAGCCGGAGGATGATCTCGTTCGCTAGTGCTTCTTGCAATGACCTGTTTTTAGTAGAAATCATCGTCTTCTTCACCATAACGCATACGAATATATGATTCATAACGCTCAAAATGGACAGAACCCTCTTCAACAGCCGCTTTAACAGCGCAATCGGGTTCGTGTAAGTGCATACAATCGCTAAATTTACAATCTGCGACGAGATAGCGCAGCTCAGGGAAATATCCGTCAACTTCCTCGGGTTCAATATCCCACAAAGCCAGGGCTTTTAACCCTGGGGTATCCGCCACGTAACCGCCACCTTCCAAAGGAAATAATTCGCGCACCACAGTTGTATGCCGTCCTTTGCTGGAGGATTGACTGACCTCTTTTACCGCCAAACCTAAATTAGGCTGAATCACGTTCAACAGGCTCGATTTCCCCACCCCAGAAGGACCTGCTAAAACCGAAATTTTCCCCAGCAGTTGTTTTTGCAGGGCAGAAATTCCCCGGCGAGAACTTGCTGAGGTAAACAGGATTGAATAGCCAATATCTTTGTAATGGCCAAATAATTT
The window above is part of the Chloroflexota bacterium genome. Proteins encoded here:
- the rsgA gene encoding ribosome small subunit-dependent GTPase A; translated protein: MRGLVIRSQSGFLTVQTDDGLVVCRLRGRLKRGRRRGDIIAVGDWVQISVLEDGSGMIEEIESRRTMFSRLAPTARGEYRQILIANPDQAVFVFSCAEPEPRLRMLDRFLIVAEKAEINPLIVFNKVDLIGMRAARKLFGHYKDIGYSILFTSASSRRGISALQKQLLGKISVLAGPSGVGKSSLLNVIQPNLGLAVKEVSQSSSKGRHTTVVRELFPLEGGGYVADTPGLKALALWDIEPEEVDGYFPELRYLVADCKFSDCMHLHEPDCAVKAAVEEGSVHFERYESYIRMRYGEEDDDFY
- a CDS encoding RNA polymerase sigma factor encodes the protein MNSDRELVLQLQSGNLDALGTLYDRYQHIVYRTALAITGDDAAAADLLQDVFLRIHRFSHHIDPERPLEPWLYRVTTNLTYTWIKRRKRWLFHSIDEMAEWLKGSKKQSPAFQVEKNEEWQHVASAVATLPFRHRVVIVLHYFSDLSLDEISAVLEIPVGTVKSRLHYGRKTLKAQLEVENDISIRKVQYEFT